A single region of the Triticum dicoccoides isolate Atlit2015 ecotype Zavitan chromosome 2B, WEW_v2.0, whole genome shotgun sequence genome encodes:
- the LOC119363036 gene encoding mitochondrial import inner membrane translocase subunit TIM17-2-like yields the protein MGTPETSREPCPDRILDDVGGAFGMGAVGGSVFHFLKGTYNSPNGERLLGGAQQVRLNAPRVGGSFAVWGGLFSAFDCTMVFVRQKEDPWNSIIAGAATGGFLSMRQGPGAAGRSALMGGCLLALIEGAGLMLNRVLAAPQNLPPLPTDDPNLAAAMAGGGVGGFPGMPQPPVPPVEVVSSSGGGSWFGGLFGKKEEEKKPSGSGGKSEILESFDTPSPPIPSFDLK from the coding sequence ATGGGCACGCCGGAGACCTCGCGGGAGCCGTGCCCGGACCGCATCCTCGACGACGTGGGCGGCGCGTTCGGGATGGGGGCGGTGGGCGGCTCCGTCTTCCATTTCCTCAAGGGCACCTACAACTCGCCCAACGGCGAGCGCCTGCTGGGCGGGGCCCAGCAGGTGCGCCTCAACGCGCCGCGCGTCGGCGGGAGCTTCGCCGTCTGGGGCGGCCTCTTCTCCGCCTTCGACTGCACCATGGTCTTCGTGCGCCAGAAGGAGGACCCCTGGAACTCCATCATCGCCGGCGCCGCCACGGGTGGCTTCCTCTCCATGCGCCAGGGCCCCGGCGCCGCCGGCCGCTCCGCGCTCATGGGCGGCTGCCTCCTCGCGCTCATCGAGGGCGCCGGCCTCATGCTCAACCGCGTCCTCGCCGCGCCGCAGAACCTCCCGCCGCTCCCCACCGACGACCCCAACCTGGCCGCCGCGATGGCGGGGGGAGGCGTCGGCGGCTTCCCAGGCATGCCCCAGCCACCCGTGCCCCCTGTGGAGGTCGTGAGCTCCAGCGGCGGGGGTAGTTGGTTCGGCGGCCTCTTCggcaagaaggaggaggagaagaagcccagcggcagcggcggcaagtCGGAGATATTAGAGAGCTTTGATACGCCCAGCCCTCCGATACCATCGTTCGACTTGAAGTGA
- the LOC119363035 gene encoding mitochondrial import inner membrane translocase subunit TIM17-2-like: MSAPVSERDLFEREPCPGRIIDDAGSAFAMGAVGGSAYYFLKGLHNSPNGARIAGGMQAARMNAPRLGGSFAVWGTLFSTFHCTSAYVRRKEDPWNSIIGGAATGGFLSMRQGVKASCRSALVGGFFLALIEGAGLMANRFAPQMLPSPPADDPNMAAAISMGGGGGFPGLPQPVVSPAEVVSSSSGGSWFDGLFGKEEKKPSGSAGMSEILESFKAPSPPIPSFEYK; encoded by the coding sequence ATGTCGGCTCCTGTCTCCGAGAGAGATCTCTTCGAGAGAGAACCGTGCCCAGGCCGCATCATTGATGATGCAGGCAGCGCTTTCGCCATGGGTGCTGTCGGTGGTTCTGCCTATTACTTTCTCAAGGGCCTTCATAACTCGCCCAATGGTGCGCGAATTGCTGGCGGCATGCAGGCCGCTCGCATGAACGCCCCTCGACTCGGCGGGAGCTTTGCTGTGTGGGGCACCCTCTTTTCCACCTTCCACTGCACCTCAGCCTACGTGCGCCGGAAGGAGGACCCCTGGAACTCCATCATAGGTGGCGCCGCCACTGGAGGGTTTCTCTCCATGCGGCAGGGCGTCAAAGCTTCTTGCCGCTCGGCACTTGTGGGCGGCTTTTTCCTCGCCCTCATAGAGGGCGCCGGCCTCATGGCCAACCGTTTCGCACCGCAGATGCTCCCGTCGCCCCCTGCCGATGATCCCAACATGGCCGCCGCCATCTCGATGGGAGGAGGAGGTGGCTTCCCAGGCCTGCCTCAGCCTGTCGTGTCCCCTGCAGAGGTCGTGAGCTCAAGCAGTGGGGGTAGCTGGTTTGACGGCCTCTTCGGCAAGGAGGAGAAGAAGCCCAGCGGCAGTGCTGGCATGTCGGAGATATTAGAGAGCTTCAAGGCGCCCAGCCCTCCGATACCATCGTTTGAGTACAAGTGA